A window of Prionailurus bengalensis isolate Pbe53 chromosome E1, Fcat_Pben_1.1_paternal_pri, whole genome shotgun sequence genomic DNA:
aaagagttttaaaaaataatgggccTGGTATCCGCCATGGGCTCACAAGCCAGCATTCCCGTGGACGGCGAATGGAAACCCTTTACTGCTCTCAGGAAAGAAAGGGGCCGTCCCTGATTTTCCTCTCTGCAGAGATAATCCAGATGGAGACAGTGGACTCTGGCCCTGCGCTTTTAAAACGGGAAGACAAAAAAGAATCTCGGCTGACATCTGGGATCCTCCTAAGGGGACCGGCGGCCGGCTGCCAGCGGCCTAGATCAAACGGCCCGCCCCGCCGGGAGTTCCGGCCGGAGCCGCGGCGCGCTCCCGCGCAGGCGCCAgccccgccacccctcccccacgggCCCTACCCACAGGCGCAACTGCCTTCCCGGCCTCGCCCTCGCGCCCGCCCAGGTGGCGGGTGCGCGCGCCGGCCCAGGTGACTCCCGGCCGGCCCCGCCTCCAGGCGGGAGAAACCATCTCCttgaccgggggggggggggcgggggagagagagagaggcgtgAGTCCGCGGCTCCCCACACCGGAACAGGAAGTGCGGAAAACCGGAAGTGGAAGGCATTCTGGGTAAATCGCTGTTTACTTCCTGCGGCTGAGGAGGCCGTGGCCCAAATCTTTGCTGTTCAATTGTCGGAGAGGATGGCCCTGGAGACGGTGCCGAAGGACCTACGGCATCTACGGGCTTGTTTGCTGTGTTCTCTGGTCAAGGTGTCCTTCGGGGAGGCGGTTGTAGGGGCGATGGGGTATCAAGGTGGGGGAAAAGGTGGAACGGAGCTGGGGGATAGCGAAGGGAAAAGTAGGGTCCAGGACCCCGGGGGTTGGCAGGGGATGTGGGAAGCTGCTGGAGGCCGTTGTTTAAGTCGGGAGGAACGCAGGCAGTCTTACATGATTTTGAATCCTCAGCACACAGGTCTGATCCTTAACAGACATTCAGTGAACTTCTGTTGAAGCCGAAGGCCACTGGGATTCAGAGGAGGGTGGGGATCTGCAGCTGAGGGAGTAGTCGGAGAGGATGCCTGACCCTGAGGAGACTAGGGAAAGGAGTAGGTAAAACATAGCTGGTAATAAGAGAGGGAGGACTGTGAGGGTGGAACTTTAGCAATGGGGCTGTGGGAGTGGTGGGTGGGGAATCTGATGAGACAGAGCCAACATAGGGAGGCTTCTACTTGACCAGGTAGAAGTATGGAGAAAGCTACTTCCTTTTTTGGCCTTGTTTATGCtcactccttctccctcttttccctctcctaGACTATAGACCAGTTTGAATATGACGGATGTGACAATTGTGATGCATACCTTCAGATGAAGGGTAACCGGGAGATGGTATATGACTGCACCAGTTCTTCCTTTGATGGGTAAGCCCCTTTAGAGTCCTTTGttacacccacccccaccccaccccatcccaccaaGTAAATGTGAGGCAGACTTTTGAGACCATAATCCTAGTTGTTCTCAAAGTTATTTTGAGACATAGTAGTCCTGTGCTGTCCAGTACAGTTGCTACTAGCTATGTGTGgcattgagcacttgaaatgtggctagtccaaactgAGGTTTGCTCATACTGCAAAATATGCACTAGATTGACAAGACTTAGAAcgagaaaaaagaatataaaatattttaatttttcaaatattaattacatGCCAAAGTGATAATTCTTTGGATATACTGGGTTAAATGAGATATGGTATTGAGgttaatttcatctttttgtctttaCTCATAAacatggctactagaaaatttaaaatgacttgtgtggttttcattatatttctgcCGTACAGTTCTTCATTAAAGACAGTCAGCTCATTGTTGGTAGGGACTGTGTTTATCTTGTGCACCATGATTTGGCACAGGGCCTGGAAGGTGGCAAATggctaataaatgtttgttgaatgcatgaaGATCCTTTCTGAAGATGAAGGTCAGGTAGAGTAATGGTAAATTATCGCCCGAAAGCTGTTCCCTTTAGATATGTCTAAGAGAACCTGTAAGAAAAATTTTCCCTTAGTGAGATTGTCcaatggggagaaagggaagtgaGAGTAACATAAGTAGCCAGGTCTCCATTTTTCCCGCAAGGTAGGAGCCAAGGGGCAGTATTTTGGGGGGGTTCAGGAGATACTTTAAAGTGTCTCTTGGTCTCCAGGCCAATTGAAGATTTATACACAGACTAGGCTCAAACCCAGTACTTGCTGAACCTTCAAGATGGGGCCAACTCCATcccttctttgatttcctttaagGAAACATGAAGAATTGGGCAAAAAAGATGTTGTCATGGAATCTTACTTCctacacatgcatgtgcatagGCAGAATCTTCAGTCCCTTCGATTATTTGTTTGCACTGTAACAAAATTgctaacaaatgaataaaagaactcCCATTTACAGGTAACGTACTGTGTTGGCTGCTCTGAAGGATGTCAAGAGTCACACAGTGATGTATTTACTAGTAAGAGATGCAGTGTAAAGTTTTgcatgttagaattttttttttaaagttgtaagaTATGTGTGAcagaaaatttatcatttttaagtgtagaattcagtagcattaagtatattcacactgttgtgcagccatcaccaccatccatctacagaacttttttcatctccTCATTTCCCCCTCCGCAGAGCCCcaggcaactaccattctactttctttatgaatttgcacttgatcttagccaaaaggccgagaagcgattgaATTTGAAGTATACTGTAGGTGCTTCATATAAgcggaatcatacaatatttgtccttttgtaactggctcatttcacttagtgtaatgtcttcaaggtttatctATATTGTAGCATGTCAGAAGCATTTTTTAAGCTGAATAATACCAtttttgtatataccacattttatctatgtgtcgatagacacttgggttgcttctgtcttttggctgttatgaataatgctgctgtgagcatggCTTTACGAATATCTGATCAGGTCCCTGCCTTCacttctttggggtatatatatccagaagtggaattgctgagttctATGTTTAGTATTTCGAGGAACCGTCAGACTGTTTTTCGTAGTGgcagcaccattttacattcccaccaccagtttCTCTACACCCtacccaacacttgttattttttgttttatgttttgttttggttttgatagaaGCTACCCTATTGGGTGTGGagtgatatctctttgtggttttgatcgTCTTTCCCTAATCATTGGTGATGTCTTTCGCTAATCAGTTGTgatgtacttattggccatttgtgtatcttcttcagaaaaaaatgtctgttcaggtcctttgcccacttttgaATCAGGTTATTTGGCTTTTTACTGTTGAATTGTTGGGAGTTATTTGTGTATTCCCTGTGCATATTAGGTTTTGGAGAATGGGTATGTCAAAGGCTAATGGAGATCAGAGGAAGGCCAGATGAACTCAGCCAGAAGCAGAGGAGATAGCATATGAATCAGGCTCTTAAAGAAGTACAGGTTTTTTGAGGAAGGTGAGGTGAGACAGCATTTTAGAAAAAGCATTCTAAACAAGGGAATGACTTGAGCAAAATCAGGGGTGGGAAAATTAGGGTATGTTTGGAGAATGGTGGGAATTCTGTTTAGATTGAATCATAAGGTTGGGTAACAGACACTATAGGGCTAGAAAGATTGGTTGTGAAGGACAGAGGAGAATATAGTTTTGGTCAGGAGAATGGCCTGCATATGTGTCTGCTGCACATCAGTCTGCCAGGCCAGGGCAAGTATTACCCTGCGTAACCACCCTGGAGAATGGGATCAGTTCCACTCAGTGTGTGACTGAGAATGTAGGATTCGGATGGGGAGGAAGGCCCCCCAAATAAGAATCCAAGATTGTTGCCAAGAGAAGAGGGAATGGTTATTGAGGAGGTAATCAACAAATGTCAGTGTCTAGAACAGACCTGTCACAATAGGCAATCACTAAGCATTTGATTGAATCAACAAATGGCAGAAATGACCTCTGTAAGCTTATGAAAGTACCTGATGTTTACATGTCAAGCCCAAAAGGCAGGCTTCTAGCTCTTCAGTAGCCTTTCTGTTGCCTGTGCTCTAGAATCAGAGGTATCCTAGGAAAAACTATTAGGATAATAAGGAGAGTTAATGTTTACTCAGCACCTATTCTGTGCTAGGTGCTTTTCATGTATTAGCTTGGTCTTTGAGTTTCATATGTGTGTTAGGCTGCACAGCTCATTAGAGACAGATCTTGGCCCAGTCTAACTTATTTCTGGTAGGAGGACCCATTGTTTTCATTCACCCTCTGCCTTTGCATTAAGGCCAGCCCCCTAGTGGTCATGTTGGTTGTAATCAGAAGAGCTGGTTTCCCCGGGAGTCTGGGCTAAAGATGTTTTTGAGCCTGGTGAAGCTAGTCCTTTGGGGATGATGACTGACTTGTGATTGGCGGGCAAAGAAACTTTTTCAGTACTAACTTTTGGTCAGCTCCTTCGCAGCATTAGAAGTCACTTTCTCCTGCTTTCTAGCAGAGACTCAATACTTGgctttttcctgtgtttcttctcCCAGAACTATTTTGCTGGCCTGTAGCAGAGTGGGCCAGTGGGCAGTCTCCTCCATCACTCTTCTCTAGTGGGCAAGGCTCAGCGtgacttctgtttctttccctttcccagaaTCATTGCGATGATGAGTCCAGAGGACAGCTGGGTGTCTAAGTGGCAGCGAGTCAGTAagttctcccttctccttttccttctcctagTTGTGTTGTTTCTGTCCCTTGGGTTCAGTGGGGGAGTCTTAAATCATTGGGTATGTGTCCTCAGAGTGAGAAAGATGAGAGTGTCCGTCCCCTGTCATTTAACACTGTAGCCAAAAGAGGTGATTGCTCTTCTCACGGCGCTGCAGCATTTCTTTCGTTTTGAGCTTAAACCTCCATTTGGTCTTTAGACTTAACTTACTCTCACTgccatctcttttcttctctcttaggTAACTTTAAGCCGGGTGTGTATGCAGTGTCAGTCACTGGTCGTCTACCCCAaggtaataataatcataatagcaGCTGATACTCATTTACTGTGCCAAGTTCTGAGGAAGTCCTTGTTGTGATTGCACGCTAGTCCTCACACCTCTGTGAgggaactgagacacagagaggttaaataacttgtccaaggtcacctgCTAGTTAAGTAAGGAggtagaatttgaacccaggcatttCGGCTCCAGAACCCTTGGTTTCAATGACTACAACGTGTCTTccgtttttctctcatttttaccAAGTCATTGCCAGACACTTGCCTGAATCTTCAGTGGTAACAAGCCAACCTGGCGGGATCATTGATGAGCTGTCTAGGAACTCCACTTTGCTTAGGAACACGTTTCTTCCCACAAAGTGGTAGTAGAGGGACTTTTCTTATCCTCTGGAATCTTCCTCCCTCACAGAGCTGTTTCTTTTCCTGCCACAGGAATCGTGCGAGAGCTGAAAAGTCGAGGAGTGGCCTACAAATCCAGAGACACAGCTATAAAGACCTAGCAAGATGCATGGCTGCCAGCGTCttgcctctgccccacctcctgcctctgtttattttttgttgtggAACTAAGGGGGCGGAACTTCAGATACTCCCCACCATCCAGTTCTGAGACTCAGCAGACTGTTGAGAGCACAGCGTATCCCTGGGCCATTTTACCTTTGGACTACTGGTGGGGGTGGTTTGGGTTGGTGGATTGACAGAGACTGAATTGAATGGGAGGTAGGATACTGGTCTTCCTACTCAGAGCCCAGGTCTATGCCCTTACCCATGGGCAAGACTCTGGGTCAAATGCCAATAAACACGAATCTCTAGGAAAGTTCTTAAGCCCATGACAGACGCCttacctcctccttccttccttttacccGGGTGCAGTAAAACCCCCTTAACCCTGTAAGCACCTTCCCAGAGCAGCAGaagccctcctgctctccattACCCATCTTTCAGGCTCCAGAGTTGCAGCCTTTCTAGTGTGCTTCCTTGGGTCCTGTTGGAAGGTCTGCTGTCCTGAGTCTAGGGAACCCCATCGTGCAGACTTTTGCTCTCTAGACCTGGCACAGCAGGTGTCCCCTGAAAGAAATCCTGACATTTCATAAGTATTCTTTGCCCATTGACCATGTTTAATACAccgtcctccccacccacccccacacacacactttttgttttctttttgctgctcttcCTATACCTTAGGCCAGTCAGTGGTAACCTTGGCCCTCTGTCCCCCACGTACTCACGTTTGCTGCTTCCTGTAACTGGAGACTGGTGGCTGCTGGGTCTTGGTCTGGTTAGTTTATGCCTCTGTAGGAGTTGGGCCCGTCCCTCTCTCCTTTGGCCTAGTAGGGGGTTTTGTTATTGGTCAAGACAAGTTACTTGTTTTGGAATGAAAATTTACCATAAAttcttatttacttaaatttccACAAAGAATCCTATCAATATCCCCATTTTGATACCCTAAGTTTCTtgttctccatctgtaaaaccaTGATAACACTCTGCCTGTTTACCTCAGTATTGTGGTGATTATAAAAATGAAGCAATGTGAAAATTCTAGAACTTAGgttttataaaaggtaaaattcaCCTACTCtctttttattagttattttttaatgtgcacaCAGTCAACCAAAATAGTGGGAGAAATGCCCAGAATCACCACTGCAGAATGAGCTCTTGACTCATAAGCAGAGGTGCCTACACTAGGACTTTGTGTATCTTAGCCACCTGGTGTTTCTAGTGAGTCAGTGTCTCCTGTTACCTGTGGCCTGGAAtgtgtgggaaggagggagaggtaCTGACTTGGTACCACTGTCCTTGTCCTCTCATGGGCCCATGGGAAGGAAGCTGGTTGTGGCCCTGGTGGCTCATGTCGCTCACAGATCCTGAAACCAGAACCATTTTTGCTGAGGCCTTCAAGCTCTGAAGGAATGGTCTGTCAACCCCAATTTCAACTGAGTTTTTAGAGGATTTTTCCAACCCAGCAAACTGAAGGAGCTCAAGGGGTGGCGGTTTCTGTTCAGTTTCAATCTGAAAGGATCCTTGGGAAGTAGCCCCCATGAGGCCAGCCTTACGTTCTGGAGGGAAGAAGTGGGTTTCAGCAAGAGTGCCTAAGCTGTGCAGCCAACACCCAACTTTCACTGGCTTTTCTCAAAAAGTCCCTTGGAAATCCCCGGCTGCTGTCCTGCGTGTCTGACCCGGACGTGGCTGCTTGGTGAGAATGGAAACagttgtggggaggggagacaggaggaGCCATGCACAAATAACCACACTCAGGCTGCCTCAGCCCCACTCTGAGCTGAGGCCCTAACTGTTAGCCTCGCAGGAAGCGAAAGACACAGGCCCTGAtggttgtgggggaggggtggccagtTGCTGGAACCGGATCTCACAGACTGGTGCCAAGTGGGCCCTGCCTGGGAGCTGCTTCTGAATTggctttcttgttttctctggTCCTCGAACCTGCTGATGGTGCCAGTTGGCAGCTCAGACAGGCACTAAGGTGTGAGAGTCCGGTCCCCTGCAGGGAGCTCAAAGAAACTGAAAGAGAGATCTCTGATCCTTCAAGGTTCCCTGGGAGAGAGCAGTGCTGTGTGGGAGAGGCTCCAGGTGCTGGTGCCACTGCCCCTATTGCACGTCCCTGAGGGCTGGCTATGCCTGCTCGTTGTTCCTGTCAGAGGTTCACCCCATTCTGACTCCTGAGGTCTACTTATGGTCTTGGCCTCTCGCTCAGTAATTTGGCTTCTCTTTTCAGAAAGCAAGGCTCCTCCCCCCTAGTTCAACAAAGACAGATGCAGGTCAGACAAGAGTAGTGGCCAGGCTGCTTTCCTCCTTGTCTGCTCATTCCTCATTCTCTACTTCCTACCCACTATTGCCTGTGGGGTTAGGCTGGCTAAGTGGCAAGGCATTGCTGAATGCAGCCTCTGGCCCTAGGCAGTGATTGGTGGCTGATAGAACAAGTCAGAAAATTCCAGTCAGAAGCCGTTTCCCCAAAAGTAATGgggatgagctggggagggttAAGCTCAGTCTGGGCTCTTTAGGTTTGGCCTCATTTTCTCTGGGCATGGCCACTACCTTCTTACTCCAAGCCTGTCCATAACTTgccattcactttttaaaaaatattttatatttgagagagagtgagagaccgATCataagtggtggaggggcagagagagagagagagacagaatccaaaccaggctccaggctctgagctgtcagtacagagtccagatgcggggctcaaacccacaagcagtgataccatgacctgagccgaagttggacgctcaactgaatgagccacccagccaccctatAACCTGCCTTTCAATCTTCATGTCCCCTCCCTGATACCTGATCCTGCAAGTATATATGAAAGAGACAGGTAAGGTTGAAGAACTTGGAAGTCTGGTTCATGTTGATCAGTAAAGCCTttcatttaaataactttttacagTTGACAAAAGGGATTTCATGTCCATTATCGGATCCTCACAAAACCTCTATGTCATAGTTAACATCCTTACCTAGTGATGAACAGACTGACAGAGTTAAAGTGACTTGGCCATGATCAAGAAGTAGGGCCTTAGCTCAAGAAATACATTGCCGACACCCAAGGTAGGGCTTCTAACTCCTTCCAGCATAGTTATACCCAGACTCCTAGGGCTTGCTCCCTTCATGAGTATTCCACAGAACCACCTATGAGGCATTAGCTTATTGTTGAGTGAAAGTTACATGTCCCTACACATTGATCCCCCAAACACCCTATGCCCACTACTTATATCTCTAGTCCCCAAATCTAAAATTACCCCCAGAGGGGCATCTGACTTGGTCAGTCgagagagcatgtgactcttgatctcggggttgtgagtttgagccccacatcaggtgtagcaattacttaagtaaacttaaaacaaaacaaaacaaaacaacaaaaattaaccaAAGAGGCAGTCTGGGGAAATGGCCCAGGGAGGTGATCCTTGGGATTTACTCAAGGATCCCTATGTGGGACATTGGGAAACTGGTCCAGCCCTCCTCCAGTTCCCTCCTGACTGCATCTTCTTTTCTACTCCAGCAGGTCTTAGGTATCTGTTGACCTGTGCCTCATAATCCCCAACCTCTTCTGCTTTTTTCCTACCCACACCTTCATCTGCAGCCCAATTATGGCACCTTCACCCTCCACTGGACACCGAAACTCGTGATGAAAACCTACATATATATCCAATTGGGGGTGTTGCTCCTGCCTCCCAGTCACTTCACTGCCTTAAAACAAAGTTTTCTCTCTATAAAATGCAGCTGACAAAACTCTGGTTTAGGTGGCAGGATAGTGATTACCTGTGAAAAGTGGGGGTGGAAGAAGGCACACCAGGGGGTCCTACGGTGTAGGTTATAGTGTCTCCTGATCTGGATGCTAGTTACATAGGTTTGTTCACTTTCTGAAAATGTATTGAGTTATATACTCATGGTTTGTTCACTTTTCTGTTTGTATGCTAACTTCAAGTAAAAAGTTCACTTAAAGACAACAGTCCTATCCTGGGATAGTTGTGAGAAATACATTAATTTATGTAAAAGCAATTTGAGAGCTGTAAACTATAAAATGATTCTAAGGAATCATCTTTATCCAAAGTCATCCACCTCTAGATTAGTTCTAGGTAAGTGTGGCAAGAATGTTAGCCCTGTAATATTGTTGGACAATGCGTGTTTCAATACATCTATCATACATAGACATATCACAGctgaaacattttcctttaagcaccatggctttttattttaaaattaaaaaagtgtgtatgtgtgtgtgtgtgtgtgtgtatgtgttttaaatatatactttcttGCTATTTGGATACAGGATTCTGGATGTGATTTAAGCTCTACTTGGCCCAAAGTCATTGTTATAAACCTCCATTTCTG
This region includes:
- the SUPT4H1 gene encoding transcription elongation factor SPT4, whose protein sequence is MALETVPKDLRHLRACLLCSLVKTIDQFEYDGCDNCDAYLQMKGNREMVYDCTSSSFDGIIAMMSPEDSWVSKWQRVSNFKPGVYAVSVTGRLPQGIVRELKSRGVAYKSRDTAIKT